A genomic segment from Luteolibacter ambystomatis encodes:
- a CDS encoding sensor histidine kinase codes for MSNLSDAIWNLNAEAEYGPSDLELADQGQTVFRRFGEKLLQTIRQNQPSVHKGYLAVAGLARAAFKIAATFPPDSPVFGIEIERSLTDNLFGNQETFRHMDSQDAGLLPGKLEPGQSRIVIKLLGNGEYFGLFCADVDSAGANQLVGELRSAWQAICRCLSEAVFSMRLEALAAPFNFGEIAGDGNVSEKDLHEQICRQAALGFAADGAVLRLYNEAESTLEVRGSWGEIRHAPGERGGPAERICQRVFEDDGNYGTARALRSGKGFGIEITADDEETLRRVGIGSYMVMSLQSDIVSTSFAGKLGTLSIFHYREHEFSLRDIRLFHSFTERVGDDLALIALMRKQEEINEFVMTQSNASTRAEIISLFAHDLGHKAIHATEKTRDLIDNAKKAIRQKLSFEKIQTSAEEAEEACLRMETELGQLKNLTKHFDPGDEEDFSVHDLFTNIHRDFRAALDRNGMSMEIQVSGNTTLRGARRVLQQVVFNLVINAIDAQKSTGRSRKNIIHVRCTENTTGSRRQIKILFWDDGPGISWAHFPNPNDIFLLGKTSKKDGQGTGTGLPMSRRLIDSHFRGSLELKDRSKALFELTLEATA; via the coding sequence ATGTCCAACCTAAGCGATGCCATCTGGAATCTGAATGCAGAGGCCGAATACGGTCCTTCGGATCTGGAACTGGCGGATCAGGGGCAAACCGTATTCCGCAGGTTCGGAGAAAAACTCCTGCAGACCATCCGGCAAAACCAACCGTCCGTTCACAAAGGGTATCTGGCGGTCGCAGGTCTGGCCCGGGCGGCGTTCAAGATTGCCGCCACCTTCCCACCGGACTCCCCGGTTTTCGGGATCGAGATCGAACGTTCGTTGACGGACAATCTGTTTGGCAATCAGGAGACCTTCCGGCACATGGATTCACAGGACGCGGGATTGCTGCCCGGGAAGCTGGAGCCGGGCCAGTCCCGTATCGTGATCAAGTTGCTCGGAAACGGAGAGTACTTCGGTCTGTTCTGTGCGGATGTGGATTCCGCAGGAGCCAATCAGTTGGTGGGTGAACTGCGTTCCGCGTGGCAGGCCATCTGCCGCTGCCTTTCCGAGGCCGTGTTTTCGATGCGCTTGGAAGCACTCGCCGCACCCTTCAACTTTGGTGAAATCGCCGGCGATGGAAACGTCTCCGAAAAGGATCTCCATGAGCAGATCTGCCGTCAGGCGGCACTCGGCTTCGCCGCCGATGGGGCTGTGCTGCGCCTCTACAACGAAGCAGAAAGCACTCTGGAGGTACGTGGAAGCTGGGGGGAAATCCGTCATGCGCCCGGGGAGCGCGGTGGTCCCGCCGAACGCATCTGCCAACGTGTTTTCGAAGACGATGGGAACTATGGCACGGCAAGGGCTCTCCGATCCGGAAAAGGATTCGGCATCGAAATCACCGCGGACGATGAGGAAACCCTCCGCCGTGTCGGCATCGGCTCCTACATGGTGATGAGTCTGCAATCCGATATCGTATCCACCAGTTTTGCGGGCAAACTCGGCACCCTTTCCATCTTTCACTACCGCGAACATGAGTTCTCCCTCCGGGACATCCGGTTGTTCCATTCATTCACGGAGCGGGTCGGAGACGATCTGGCACTGATCGCTCTGATGAGAAAGCAGGAGGAGATCAATGAGTTCGTGATGACCCAATCCAATGCCTCGACCCGTGCGGAGATCATCTCCCTTTTCGCCCACGATCTGGGCCACAAGGCGATTCATGCCACGGAAAAAACCCGCGACTTGATCGACAACGCCAAAAAGGCGATCCGCCAAAAGCTCTCGTTTGAGAAAATCCAGACTTCGGCGGAGGAGGCGGAGGAAGCCTGCCTGCGGATGGAGACCGAGCTGGGACAACTCAAGAATCTCACCAAACATTTCGATCCGGGAGACGAGGAGGATTTCTCCGTGCATGATTTGTTCACCAACATCCACCGCGATTTCAGAGCCGCCCTGGACCGCAACGGCATGAGCATGGAAATCCAGGTCAGCGGCAATACCACGCTGCGCGGTGCCCGGCGGGTCTTGCAACAGGTCGTTTTCAATCTGGTGATCAACGCCATCGATGCACAGAAATCGACCGGCAGGAGCCGGAAGAACATCATCCACGTGCGTTGCACGGAAAACACCACGGGATCGCGCCGACAAATCAAAATCCTCTTTTGGGATGACGGACCCGGCATCAGCTGGGCGCACTTCCCCAATCCGAACGATATCTTTCTTCTCGGAAAAACCTCCAAAAAGGACGGGCAGGGTACCGGCACGGGACTGCCCATGTCCCGCCGTCTGATCGACAGTCATTTCCGTGGCAGCCTCGAGTTGAAGGATCGGAGCAAAGCCTTGTTTGAATTGACCCTCGAAGCGACAGCCTGA
- a CDS encoding discoidin domain-containing protein, with the protein MDDFAAPDSWMAVASGLATLKIDAKKPAKANDNAKPANGGGQALRMDFDFKGGGGFVVARKVIPMKLTQTWEFRFRLRGQVPPNRFEFKIVDPSGANVWRWTEEPLEVNGKWREIVIPASRMPFAWGPAGGGVPTDVGAIEFVISAGSGGAGQLLVDRFEWVDTGALVPVSCQASSGDPNALRDPSSANPWHAAEDDAAPWVELDFGRARELGGMILHWVPGHARDVAVESFHGDSWRPVLELNGVHGRLTPVPLPSPETRRIRLKLGAGAALSWIEWKGAEFSRSDDEFLHAVAAESRRGTFPKYWSREQTLLTPVGSPLGGPRSMMNEEGLVETDAAGPSLEPFLHDGERLWTWADVRPVPSLDHGWMPLPKVRWECGDLSLETFAAPCDFGPVRGTVVDYAVANTGKTSRTVKLHVAVRPFQATPPWQHYQKLGGKSAISAIEIHGRVCRLNGERQILAMDEPSAAGCQPFVAGRLVSRLGDHGTPEAQRTTDPLGWAEAVFTFEIELAPGEKATRRMGIPFSPLAEIEKAGCKEACARKTWKQELGGVEFDVPPEWQDAVDAWRTAAAHILVNRQGAAIHPGPRRYNRAWIRDGVVMGGALARAGAPQAYFDFMRWYAPFLREDGFVPCCVDDQGADWLIEYDSQGQWLHGIAECHRFGSGHAFSEALWPTVKKCVSLTRALRERRPGEGYRDPQKRPFRGLLPESASHEGYLAHPVHSYWDDFWAIRGLLDIARLAERMGRPEREVKSFRALGEAMVEAVTKSLRATMELRDISYVPGSVEWADFDPAATAVAVTLLDGLGVLPCDGLEKTFDKYLEGFRAKVRNEVPWTNYSAYEMRIVPALVRLGRREDAHELLEFLLADRRPKEWNQWPEITWKDPKSPGHFGDLPHSWIGAEYVLGFASLFAYERASDDTLVLAAGLPLSWFDHGRNNGVENLATYYGRLTYSLRHSGGDWKLDIAPLAIPPSGGIEVRLPVASHLKRIAVNGEMMWVPKDGVVRVR; encoded by the coding sequence GTGGATGATTTCGCAGCGCCGGATTCGTGGATGGCGGTGGCCTCCGGTCTGGCGACATTGAAGATCGATGCGAAGAAGCCGGCGAAGGCGAATGACAATGCCAAGCCTGCCAATGGCGGCGGGCAGGCGTTGCGGATGGATTTCGATTTCAAGGGCGGCGGCGGCTTCGTGGTGGCGCGGAAGGTGATCCCGATGAAGCTGACGCAGACGTGGGAGTTCCGCTTCCGGTTGCGCGGGCAGGTACCGCCGAACCGCTTCGAGTTCAAGATCGTGGACCCCTCCGGCGCGAACGTGTGGCGCTGGACGGAAGAGCCGCTGGAGGTGAATGGCAAGTGGCGGGAGATTGTGATCCCGGCGAGCCGGATGCCCTTCGCGTGGGGACCGGCGGGCGGCGGCGTGCCGACGGACGTGGGCGCGATCGAGTTCGTGATTTCCGCGGGCAGCGGTGGTGCCGGGCAGCTGCTGGTGGACCGCTTCGAGTGGGTGGACACGGGCGCGCTGGTGCCGGTGTCCTGCCAGGCCTCGTCCGGTGATCCGAACGCGCTGCGCGATCCCTCCAGCGCGAATCCATGGCATGCGGCGGAGGACGATGCCGCGCCGTGGGTGGAGCTGGATTTCGGACGCGCGCGCGAACTCGGCGGGATGATCCTGCACTGGGTGCCGGGGCATGCGCGGGATGTGGCGGTGGAAAGTTTTCACGGTGACTCGTGGCGGCCGGTGCTGGAGTTGAATGGCGTGCATGGGAGGTTGACTCCCGTTCCTCTGCCCTCTCCGGAGACGCGGCGCATCCGCTTGAAGCTGGGTGCGGGCGCGGCGTTGTCATGGATCGAGTGGAAGGGCGCGGAGTTCTCGCGGTCCGATGATGAATTCCTGCATGCGGTGGCGGCGGAGTCGCGGCGTGGCACGTTTCCGAAATACTGGTCGCGCGAGCAAACGCTGCTCACGCCGGTAGGATCGCCGCTCGGTGGACCGCGCTCGATGATGAACGAGGAGGGCCTCGTGGAGACGGATGCGGCGGGGCCGTCGCTGGAGCCATTCCTTCACGATGGCGAGCGGCTGTGGACCTGGGCGGACGTGCGGCCGGTGCCCTCGCTCGATCACGGCTGGATGCCGCTACCGAAGGTGCGCTGGGAATGCGGGGATCTTTCGTTGGAAACCTTCGCCGCACCGTGCGACTTCGGTCCGGTGCGCGGGACGGTGGTGGATTACGCGGTGGCGAATACCGGGAAAACATCGCGCACGGTGAAGCTGCATGTGGCGGTGCGTCCGTTCCAAGCGACGCCGCCTTGGCAGCACTATCAGAAGCTGGGCGGCAAGAGCGCGATCAGCGCGATCGAGATCCACGGCCGCGTGTGCCGGCTGAATGGCGAGCGGCAGATCCTTGCGATGGATGAGCCGAGCGCGGCGGGTTGCCAGCCATTCGTGGCGGGGCGTTTGGTTTCACGGTTGGGCGATCACGGCACGCCGGAGGCACAGCGCACGACCGATCCGCTGGGTTGGGCGGAGGCGGTGTTTACGTTCGAGATCGAGCTGGCTCCCGGTGAGAAGGCCACGCGGCGGATGGGCATTCCGTTTTCGCCGCTGGCGGAGATCGAAAAAGCCGGGTGCAAGGAAGCGTGCGCGCGCAAGACGTGGAAGCAGGAGCTGGGCGGCGTGGAATTCGACGTGCCGCCGGAGTGGCAGGACGCGGTGGACGCGTGGCGCACGGCGGCGGCGCACATTCTGGTGAACCGCCAGGGTGCCGCGATCCATCCGGGCCCGCGCCGCTACAACCGCGCGTGGATCCGCGATGGGGTGGTGATGGGTGGCGCGCTGGCACGCGCGGGCGCACCGCAGGCGTATTTCGATTTCATGCGCTGGTATGCGCCGTTTTTGCGCGAGGATGGCTTCGTGCCGTGCTGCGTGGATGACCAGGGCGCGGACTGGTTGATCGAGTATGACAGCCAGGGCCAATGGCTGCATGGCATCGCCGAGTGCCACCGCTTCGGATCGGGCCATGCGTTTTCCGAGGCGCTGTGGCCGACGGTGAAGAAGTGCGTTTCGCTCACGCGGGCGCTGCGCGAGCGTCGCCCCGGCGAGGGCTACCGCGATCCGCAGAAGCGTCCGTTCCGCGGGCTGCTGCCGGAGTCGGCGAGCCACGAGGGTTATCTGGCGCATCCGGTGCATTCGTACTGGGATGACTTCTGGGCGATCCGCGGGCTGCTGGACATCGCGCGGCTGGCGGAGCGCATGGGCCGGCCGGAGCGGGAGGTGAAATCCTTCCGCGCGCTGGGCGAGGCGATGGTGGAAGCGGTGACGAAGTCGCTGCGGGCGACGATGGAACTACGGGACATCTCGTACGTACCCGGATCGGTGGAGTGGGCGGACTTCGATCCGGCGGCGACGGCGGTGGCGGTGACGCTGCTCGACGGGCTGGGCGTGCTGCCGTGCGACGGGCTGGAGAAAACCTTCGACAAGTATCTGGAAGGCTTCCGCGCGAAGGTGCGGAACGAGGTGCCGTGGACAAATTATTCCGCGTATGAAATGCGCATCGTCCCGGCGCTGGTGCGGCTGGGGCGTCGTGAGGACGCGCACGAACTGCTGGAGTTCCTGCTGGCGGACCGCCGCCCGAAGGAGTGGAACCAGTGGCCGGAGATCACGTGGAAGGACCCGAAGAGCCCCGGGCATTTCGGCGATCTGCCGCACTCGTGGATCGGCGCGGAGTACGTGCTGGGGTTCGCCTCGCTGTTCGCCTACGAGCGCGCGAGCGATGACACGCTGGTGCTGGCGGCGGGCCTGCCGCTTTCGTGGTTCGACCACGGGCGGAACAACGGCGTGGAGAACCTCGCGACCTACTATGGACGCCTGACTTACTCGCTGCGCCACAGCGGCGGGGACTGGAAGCTGGACATCGCGCCGCTGGCGATTCCGCCCTCGGGTGGCATCGAGGTGAGATTGCCGGTGGCATCCCATCTCAAACGGATCGCGGTGAACGGGGAGATGATGTGGGTGCCGAAGGATGGGGTGGTGAGAGTGAGGTAA
- a CDS encoding response regulator codes for MNETYSPVALIVDDDEAVVARLSRNFLRETSMGVLVAQTLSEAADLIENDDVRIDALVMDLNFREGTRDDSRDLRDGLDFIQFAQKARQEVPTAVVSVEGDDADRKTQAQRMKIRVNSWHPKLGQQPGPLSPWATVERACLTKTLKTDRDFRSRLKQLGIEVQDLLTDEAIAEKVRKVVRFPRLTYLTNLGSDFEAIRPIEVICSQVGKGRYSASAIQIGMLTSGEGENLDEAVEDLAGILVEEAKLYLSGDYEPMGYAAKVRDNLLSFLKPVSA; via the coding sequence ATGAACGAGACCTATTCCCCCGTGGCACTGATCGTGGACGATGACGAAGCTGTTGTGGCCCGTTTGTCGAGGAACTTTCTTCGCGAAACTTCCATGGGTGTGCTTGTGGCGCAGACTCTCTCCGAGGCTGCGGATCTCATCGAAAACGATGATGTCCGCATCGACGCCCTCGTGATGGACTTGAACTTCCGGGAAGGAACGCGGGATGACAGCCGCGATCTGCGCGATGGCCTGGATTTCATCCAGTTTGCCCAAAAGGCACGGCAGGAGGTTCCCACCGCTGTTGTCTCGGTGGAGGGAGATGATGCGGATCGGAAAACCCAGGCGCAGAGGATGAAAATCCGCGTCAACAGTTGGCATCCGAAGCTTGGCCAGCAGCCGGGGCCTTTGAGCCCGTGGGCCACCGTGGAGCGAGCCTGCCTGACCAAGACCTTGAAAACGGATCGCGATTTTCGCTCCCGACTGAAGCAATTGGGAATCGAGGTGCAGGATCTGCTTACGGACGAAGCCATTGCGGAAAAGGTGCGCAAGGTGGTGCGCTTCCCGCGTCTGACCTATCTGACAAATCTGGGATCCGATTTCGAGGCGATCAGACCGATTGAAGTGATCTGTTCACAGGTGGGGAAAGGACGCTACTCCGCCAGCGCCATTCAGATCGGCATGCTTACCTCCGGCGAGGGGGAGAATCTGGATGAGGCGGTCGAAGATCTGGCCGGCATCCTGGTGGAAGAGGCGAAGCTCTATCTGTCCGGAGACTATGAACCGATGGGCTATGCCGCGAAAGTGCGGGACAATCTCCTGTCCTTCCTCAAGCCGGTGTCCGCGTAA
- a CDS encoding chitobiase/beta-hexosaminidase C-terminal domain-containing protein, whose translation MLKSLPILALGCSSVSAVVVDAPIIPVASGSYKRGGGFFVTCTTPGATIRYTLNGQEPTVNDPIAPFPGIVSIGDNVTFKAKAWVGADSSPTTTRTYTFTGDIVAGSLHTVMMDAVGNAYAWGAQNNGRLANLTTGSGTAVAMMSYASTTPVRDAGSIAAGQDQSLIIGGDSPFGVGSNSNGQVGDDTLTTRSGFVNVSDGSFSVGGCEAVAAGNNFSGALSFGGNVYTWGSEITGRLGNGNNLGNRKYAGLVTRGDVGGAPSLSGIVEIEFGGAFGVAREAHADEVPGGTGKVWTWGNNSSGQLGLGHTNNRLRAFPVMLDSTTQLTDVTAISGGQIHTAVVRWKTGDANLQGSVWSFGERGSGRLGNNVTSSGNVVYPVQAEIAVGVPLQGIKAVSAGASHTLALDKFGRVWAWGNNAKGQLGDNTTTSRGYAGMVRTPDNSTNLSGIVAIAAGGEDGDGFSLAIADDGTVYSWGSNTHSQLGTPSSGSAQALPDTPSVWNPAPELSTVDATSTVTTGTAPGAATVALTRNISYQDGAATKFELWVNGALHTTRTPAVPADWNVNLTSLSAGSYTVVAVVYDIHGNMIHSDQDSFTIN comes from the coding sequence ATGTTGAAATCCCTTCCCATTCTCGCCCTGGGATGCTCGTCCGTCTCCGCCGTCGTCGTGGATGCCCCCATCATCCCGGTGGCCAGCGGCTCGTACAAGCGCGGGGGTGGATTCTTCGTCACCTGCACCACACCCGGAGCCACCATCCGCTATACCCTGAACGGTCAGGAACCCACGGTGAATGATCCCATCGCGCCCTTCCCCGGCATTGTCAGCATCGGAGACAATGTCACGTTCAAGGCGAAGGCCTGGGTGGGCGCGGACTCCAGCCCCACCACCACCCGCACCTATACCTTCACCGGCGATATCGTCGCGGGAAGCCTTCACACGGTGATGATGGATGCGGTCGGCAATGCCTATGCCTGGGGCGCGCAAAACAACGGCCGCCTGGCGAATCTCACCACCGGCTCCGGCACCGCCGTGGCCATGATGTCCTACGCCTCCACCACTCCGGTGCGGGATGCCGGCAGCATCGCCGCCGGGCAGGACCAGTCCCTCATCATCGGCGGGGATAGCCCCTTTGGCGTGGGCAGCAACAGCAACGGACAGGTGGGTGATGACACGCTCACCACGCGATCCGGATTCGTGAACGTCTCGGACGGTTCCTTCAGCGTCGGCGGTTGCGAGGCGGTGGCCGCGGGCAACAATTTCTCCGGCGCGCTATCCTTCGGCGGGAACGTTTACACCTGGGGAAGCGAAATCACCGGTCGCCTGGGCAATGGCAACAACCTCGGCAACCGCAAGTACGCGGGCCTTGTCACCCGCGGCGATGTGGGCGGCGCTCCGAGCCTCTCGGGAATCGTGGAGATCGAGTTCGGCGGTGCCTTCGGAGTCGCACGTGAGGCTCATGCGGACGAAGTCCCGGGCGGCACCGGCAAGGTCTGGACATGGGGGAACAACAGTTCCGGTCAGCTCGGACTGGGCCACACCAACAACCGCTTGCGGGCCTTTCCGGTGATGCTGGACTCCACCACGCAGCTCACCGATGTCACCGCCATCTCCGGTGGCCAGATCCACACCGCCGTGGTCCGCTGGAAGACCGGCGATGCCAATCTCCAGGGCAGTGTCTGGAGCTTCGGCGAGCGCGGCTCCGGCCGCCTGGGCAACAACGTGACCAGCAGCGGAAATGTCGTCTATCCGGTGCAGGCGGAGATCGCCGTGGGCGTGCCGCTGCAGGGCATCAAGGCTGTTTCCGCAGGAGCCTCGCACACGCTGGCGCTCGACAAGTTCGGCCGCGTCTGGGCCTGGGGGAACAATGCCAAGGGCCAGTTGGGCGACAACACCACCACCAGCCGCGGCTATGCCGGCATGGTGCGGACCCCGGACAATTCCACCAATCTCTCGGGCATCGTGGCCATCGCCGCCGGCGGTGAGGACGGCGACGGCTTCAGCCTCGCGATCGCCGATGACGGCACGGTTTACTCGTGGGGCTCGAACACGCATTCGCAGCTCGGCACCCCCTCCAGCGGCAGCGCCCAGGCACTGCCGGACACGCCCTCCGTGTGGAATCCCGCGCCGGAGCTCTCCACCGTGGACGCGACCTCCACGGTCACGACCGGCACCGCGCCGGGAGCGGCCACCGTGGCGCTCACGCGCAACATTTCCTACCAGGACGGCGCGGCCACCAAGTTCGAGCTGTGGGTGAACGGCGCGCTCCATACCACCCGCACCCCGGCCGTTCCCGCGGACTGGAATGTCAATCTCACCTCCCTCTCCGCCGGCAGCTACACGGTGGTGGCGGTGGTGTATGACATCCACGGCAACATGATCCACTCCGATCAGGACAGCTTCACGATCAACTGA
- a CDS encoding SIR2 family NAD-dependent protein deacylase has translation MPDWTGLMRNMLEYCHELNGDTPELQSSKRNLDAGNLTEAANDLRDMLHPAEYFEFRKKQFAWQKYSAAPKEIYERMRLRLQNLEAAPWSGIITTNFDSLIYNVCGNNGWLIHYGDDSSLGHVLSSKERFLVYLHTVAGNKSKVVLSSEDYFKAYLNNSEIKTVIPFLKAAMLSHHFVFIGCSMEPRLLDLRKELYQAFDGEIPVSYALLPNTQQNRDREGYLGTFAIRPVFYDVETVSDPPHMAVDQFLEETAALKV, from the coding sequence ATGCCGGACTGGACCGGTCTGATGCGCAACATGCTGGAATATTGCCACGAATTGAACGGTGACACGCCCGAGCTTCAATCCAGCAAAAGGAATTTGGATGCTGGCAATTTGACAGAAGCTGCCAATGACTTGCGGGATATGTTGCATCCTGCGGAATACTTTGAATTCCGCAAAAAACAGTTCGCGTGGCAAAAATACTCAGCGGCTCCAAAGGAGATATACGAACGCATGAGACTACGGCTTCAGAATCTGGAAGCCGCACCATGGTCCGGAATCATCACGACCAATTTCGACAGCTTGATCTACAATGTCTGTGGAAACAATGGCTGGCTCATCCACTACGGAGACGACAGCTCCTTGGGTCATGTGCTCAGCAGCAAGGAACGTTTCCTTGTCTACCTTCACACCGTTGCAGGAAACAAGAGCAAGGTGGTTCTTTCCTCGGAGGACTATTTCAAAGCCTACCTCAACAATTCCGAGATCAAGACGGTGATTCCCTTTCTGAAAGCGGCCATGTTGAGCCATCATTTCGTATTCATCGGCTGCTCGATGGAACCCCGGTTGCTTGATCTCCGCAAGGAACTATATCAGGCATTCGATGGAGAAATTCCCGTTTCCTATGCGTTGCTGCCCAATACGCAGCAGAACCGCGACCGGGAGGGATACCTTGGAACATTCGCCATCAGGCCGGTGTTTTACGACGTGGAGACCGTCTCCGATCCGCCTCATATGGCCGTGGATCAATTTCTGGAAGAGACCGCGGCGTTGAAGGTGTGA
- a CDS encoding iron chaperone, with the protein MGTPRYTSIEDYLSAQDAVKARTLHAVIDLILTTFPGLEAKISWNVPTIHRQGKYVAGIAAYKKHLTFAPWSAEIIGDFKDRLKGYVTFKNCFQIPVDWEVDETLVTDMVRARLAELDEGG; encoded by the coding sequence ATGGGCACGCCGCGATACACCTCCATCGAGGACTACCTCTCCGCACAGGACGCGGTGAAGGCGCGTACGCTGCACGCGGTGATCGATCTGATCCTCACCACCTTCCCCGGGCTGGAGGCGAAGATTTCCTGGAACGTGCCGACGATCCACCGGCAGGGCAAATACGTGGCGGGTATCGCGGCATACAAGAAGCACCTGACCTTCGCGCCATGGAGCGCGGAGATCATCGGGGACTTCAAGGACCGTTTGAAGGGTTACGTCACCTTCAAGAACTGCTTCCAGATTCCGGTGGATTGGGAGGTGGATGAAACGCTTGTGACGGACATGGTCCGCGCCCGGCTGGCGGAGCTGGATGAGGGCGGCTGA
- the mqo gene encoding malate dehydrogenase (quinone), whose amino-acid sequence MKHNSHIQNPDVILIGSGVMSSNLGAMLKRLEPSLSIQVYEVTDELAQESSHGWNNAGTGHAGICELSYTPKAEADGTVNAANPIKIFEQFDHSKQFWAYAVEEGMISNPKEFINPVPHISFVHGQAQVDFLKARHAAMSAHHFFAEMEYSTDRDTIASWAPLLLAGRGEVPIAATKMDGGTDVNFGEVSRKLLGWLAQQPGCGVASRHRVTNLTKKDGRWEVVVKNLETGESFENTAKFVFVGAGGGSLPLLQKSGIPEAKGLGGFPIGGQWLVCDNPEIVAKHQAKVYGQALDAAPTMAVPHLDTRILDGKKTLLFGPFAAWTTKFLNKEGSFLDLPLSVKPDNLATLVKIGISNLDLVKYLVQQGTQSMQDRMEVLHVFYPAAKANDWKLIDAGIRVQAIKKTDGEAGIVHYGTEVITNEDRSISALLGASPGASVSVNIVLQVVKTCFAKLLETPEGRARMTAMIPTWDEDIKLPEKADRFRSVSRHADEVLGLV is encoded by the coding sequence ATGAAGCACAATTCCCACATCCAGAATCCGGACGTCATCCTCATCGGCAGCGGCGTGATGTCATCGAATCTGGGCGCGATGTTGAAGCGCCTGGAGCCCTCGCTTTCGATCCAGGTGTATGAGGTGACGGACGAGCTGGCGCAGGAGAGCTCCCATGGCTGGAACAACGCGGGCACGGGCCACGCGGGGATCTGCGAGCTGAGCTACACGCCGAAGGCGGAGGCGGACGGAACGGTGAACGCGGCGAACCCGATCAAGATTTTCGAGCAGTTCGACCACTCGAAGCAGTTCTGGGCGTACGCGGTGGAGGAAGGGATGATTTCCAATCCGAAGGAGTTCATCAATCCGGTGCCGCACATCAGCTTTGTCCACGGGCAGGCGCAGGTGGATTTCCTGAAGGCGCGGCATGCGGCGATGAGCGCGCATCATTTCTTCGCGGAAATGGAGTACTCGACGGACCGCGACACGATCGCCTCATGGGCACCGCTGTTGCTGGCGGGACGTGGTGAGGTGCCGATCGCGGCGACGAAGATGGACGGCGGCACGGACGTGAACTTCGGCGAGGTTTCGCGGAAGCTGCTGGGCTGGCTGGCACAGCAGCCGGGCTGCGGCGTGGCGAGCCGCCACCGCGTGACGAACCTGACGAAGAAGGACGGCCGCTGGGAGGTGGTGGTGAAGAATCTGGAAACGGGCGAAAGCTTTGAGAACACGGCGAAGTTCGTGTTCGTGGGTGCGGGTGGTGGCAGCCTGCCGCTGTTGCAGAAGTCCGGCATCCCGGAGGCAAAGGGCCTCGGTGGCTTCCCCATCGGCGGCCAGTGGCTGGTGTGCGACAATCCGGAGATCGTGGCGAAGCACCAGGCGAAGGTCTACGGGCAGGCGCTCGATGCCGCGCCGACGATGGCCGTGCCGCATCTCGACACGCGCATCCTGGACGGGAAAAAGACGCTGCTCTTCGGCCCCTTCGCGGCGTGGACGACGAAGTTCCTGAACAAGGAGGGCAGCTTCCTCGACCTGCCGCTTTCGGTGAAGCCGGACAATCTCGCGACGCTGGTGAAGATCGGCATCAGCAATCTGGATCTCGTGAAGTATCTGGTGCAGCAGGGCACGCAGAGCATGCAGGATCGCATGGAGGTGCTGCATGTGTTTTATCCCGCGGCGAAGGCGAATGATTGGAAACTGATCGATGCGGGCATCCGCGTGCAGGCGATCAAGAAGACGGACGGCGAGGCCGGCATCGTCCACTACGGCACGGAGGTCATCACGAACGAGGACCGTTCGATTTCCGCGCTGCTGGGTGCGTCGCCGGGGGCTTCGGTGTCCGTGAACATCGTTCTGCAGGTGGTGAAGACGTGCTTCGCGAAGCTGTTGGAGACTCCCGAGGGCAGGGCCCGCATGACCGCGATGATCCCGACGTGGGACGAGGACATCAAGCTGCCGGAAAAGGCGGACCGTTTCCGCAGCGTGAGCCGCCATGCGGACGAGGTGTTGGGATTGGTGTGA
- a CDS encoding YdeI/OmpD-associated family protein produces the protein MNPDVDFFFTKAEKWREELEYLRTVALSAGLTEELKWGVPCYTRDKANVVLIHAFKDYCALLFFKGALMKDPKGILIRQTENVQSARQVRFTSVREILKLEPTLKAYLREAVEVEKAGLKVAYKKASEFAVAEEFQSRLDASAKLKKAFEALTPGRQRAYLLHFSSAKQSKTRAARVEKCEPRILEGKGLDDD, from the coding sequence ATGAATCCCGACGTCGATTTTTTCTTCACCAAGGCCGAGAAGTGGCGCGAGGAGCTGGAGTACCTGCGCACGGTGGCTCTCTCCGCCGGATTGACGGAGGAGCTGAAATGGGGCGTGCCATGCTACACGCGGGACAAGGCGAACGTGGTGCTCATCCATGCCTTCAAGGACTATTGCGCGCTGCTCTTTTTCAAGGGCGCGCTGATGAAGGACCCGAAGGGCATCCTCATCCGGCAGACGGAGAACGTGCAATCGGCTCGGCAGGTGCGGTTCACTTCCGTGAGGGAAATCCTCAAGCTGGAGCCCACCTTGAAGGCGTATCTGCGCGAGGCGGTGGAGGTGGAGAAGGCCGGGCTGAAGGTGGCATACAAGAAGGCGTCCGAGTTCGCGGTGGCGGAAGAATTCCAGAGCCGCCTGGACGCGAGCGCGAAACTGAAGAAAGCCTTCGAGGCGCTCACACCGGGACGCCAGCGCGCGTATCTGCTGCACTTCTCCTCCGCGAAGCAATCGAAGACCCGTGCCGCGCGGGTGGAGAAATGCGAGCCGCGCATTCTCGAAGGCAAGGGGCTGGATGACGATTGA